AAAAGTGGAGATGGCAATATATTTAGTCTCTTCCATGATTTCTGATGTTTGACAGTTGTGTGAACAATTCCTTTTCTTTTTCTGAGAGCGATTTGGGAATCTCCACCTGATAGGTGATATACAGATCTCCAAATTTACCTTCCTGCCTATACACAGGAAAACCTTTCCCCTTTAGCCTGACCTTGGTATCGTTTTGAGTACCGGGACTGACTTTGAGTTTTACCTTGCCATCCATGGTAGGAACTGTGATTTCTCCTCCCAAAACAGCCTTATAAAGATCCACTTCGACCTTTTTGTACAAATCATTTCCTTCCCTGACAAACTCGGTATCATTTTGGACGACAAAGGAAATATACAGGTCACCTTTCGGCCCCCCATTTATACCCTCACCGCCGTAGCCACGGATTTTAATGGTTTGCCCATCTTCCACTCCGGCTTGAATCGTCAGCCTTATATTTTTGCCATTCACCGTCAGCGTCTGCTTATGTGTCCTATACACATCCGAAAGCTTCAAGTGCAGTTCTGCTTTGTAATCGGAGCCTTTATACCTCACCCCTTCCCTACCTGAACTTTGAAAACCACCGGAAGCACCTCCACCAAACATGGAACTGAAAAAATCAGAAAAATCCTCTTCTGTAAAATGGCCTGAATATGCCCTGCTACTGCCCTGCCCACTTGGGCGGGATTGCCTGCGCCCACTTTTTTCAAACTCCTCGGCATGCTTCCAATCCTTTCCATATTGATCGTACTTTTTCCTTTTTTCCGGATCACTCAGCACCTCATTGGCTTCATTGATCTGCTTGAATTTGGTCTCTGCTTCCTTGTCATTGGGGTTCAGGTCAGGATGGTACTTTCGGGCCAACTTTCGGTAGGCTTTTTTGATCTCATCGGCTGAAGCTTTTTTATCAATTTCCAGAATCTTGTAATAATCAATGAATTCCATATTTTCCCACAATAAAAGTTTGTTTTCACTCTTTCTTTCCGATTTCAATTTAATTCAGATTGGCGGAAAAATCCAGTAAAAAGAGGTTATTAAAAATGGCAGAATCTTGTAGTGGAGATTTTTTGTATGCCTAGCGGTTTAGCGGAAAGTGCAGTTAAAGAATTAGGCTAATTCCTTTTGATCAACCAATACATGAAAGGTCCAAAAGATAATCAGCGAGACCATTTTTCCATACCCAGATTTAACTCTTGCTGAGTGTATATGGAAAAATTTAATGCTATTACTAAAAGATTAAAAAAACACCATTCATATTTCTAATAGTAAAATCTGAAAATAGTCTTGAATAAAATGTTATGGAAGTATCAAGAAAAAGTGCTGGCCAAGGGTTCAAACCTTTTTGATTTGAACTCTTGGCCAGCACTTTTTCTATTGTGACTAACATTAGTTAAATTAAAGAAACTTATTCTTAAGGACTATTCTTCCTGATTTAACTTTTTGAAGCAACTTTTTAAAGTTGAGGAATGATCAATACCGATAAATCGCAGCCAATCCGGTTTCAGTAGGAATTTTCTCCGCAGGCATCATGATGACTTTACCTCCCATTTTAAGAACCAGTTCACCCATATCGTCCAAAAGATCATCCACTCTTGGATTATCAATATCTTTTTTCTGGGTATTCCCTGTCTCCAAGTTGGTTATCCTTGCCGCAATCACTTTATCAGATTCCAACAACAAGGTATCAATTCTGCCTTCTACTGCCGCAATGGCCAATTCTTTATAATCATCACTGCCCTTTCCGTCAGCTCTAGCCTGTTCAAATTTCTCCACCCATAAATCCAATGTCTTTTGGTATTCAGGTTCCATGACCTCCCAGGCCAATTCTATCAATTTCTCTTCTGAAACTGATTTTGGATTAACTTTAATGCCATGGGACAGAAGCAAGGGATTTTCATTTAACTTCTGAAAAAGATTATGGTGTTCTGGAAGGGCCGCCAAAATGAGGGGCAATCCCGAAGGTTTTGAGTAGTTCTCATGTATGGCCTTTCCGATTTCTCTGAAAAAGCGTTCGGCATCAATGTCTGTTTCTTCTTTTTTTCCCCCATGACCATGGCGCATCACAGAACTTTCCCCACTTGTGCCTCCATAGGAAGCAACTGTAGTATGTTTGTCAGTCAGTTCATATCCAAGCGCCTCTTCTATGGTTTTTGGAACAGCCGCCATCAGATCAACTTCAGTAAGATAATGTCGGTTACCTTCATATAAGGATATATCATGCAGGCTTAAGCCCAAAACGTGAAAACGATCTACGGATTGCAGGTACTTCCGAAGTGGTTTGGTGTGAAAACTATCTGCTACAATGGCGAGTGGTTCTACCGGGATCTGCAATTTCACAATTTCCATGACGCTGGCTGAACTGAATATTGCCAAACCCTCAAGTGTCATGTTCCAAATTTTGGGATCATCGATCAGTTCCTCCAATGGCGCTATAAATTCATTGGTTTCATCATTCGAATATCTTTGAAGTAAGGAAGTCTGTATTTCTTTCAGGAGATTTTTATATCTGATCGGATCCTGTTGGTTTTCGGGATGGCTTCTGTGCGTTGGCATGTAAATGGAAATACAGGGTTCTTCATTTTTTGACAAAAGCTGCTGAACCAATTTTTCAGTAAGTAATTTCATGGGATTTGGCATTTATTTCAATAAATGGTGATAAACAAAAAATAAAGTTGAATTCCACAAACCTAATCAGACCGCTAACAGTAACTGTTACATTAATTTTCATAATTATTACATAATTCCTAAGCGGCTCTCTAATGAACATTACTCAAGAAATACCGGAATTATTTTTGAATGTTATCAATACAAAAAAATAAAAAACCCGCCTTCTTTTCGAATGCGGGTTTTTATTTCAATTTCTAAACTCTAATAAAGATGACTGTAATCTATTCAAACCTTGATCAAAATATCAGGGCCAACTTCAGACTTCCTAATTCAAGCAAAAAGTAAATCAAATTAAGTTTTTGGTAAAATCGATATCTTAATATTTACTTTTTAAATGTAAATGACACCAATACCTTATCAGTCAGCTTCTGTTCCTCAGGACTGAAGGTGGGTTCCTGACGGGATTCTGCCATATCCATTGCCATCATGGTTTTTGCCTGTCGCATTACAGGATAAAGGTTGTTACCTCCAGAAGTATAGTTCACTCTATAAACCTGAATATTCTGTATTCCCAATGATTTGGCTATAATATCGGCTTTTGATCTTGCATCTGCTATAGCCAACTCAAGTAATTTCTGCTCCGAAGATTTGCGTACATTATCAGAGATATTGAATTGGATATTAAAACCCATGTCCGCTGTTTGGTGCAGGCTTTCGGTGATTTTGACCAGGTCTTTGTCAATGTTTCTTACCCTAACTTTAATATTTTGGGAAGCCACGTAGCCACTGTCTTTGGAAGTTCCTTTAGCATATACCCTATTCACACTGACATAGTAATTGTCGACTGTAAAGTCGTAATCCTTTACCTTGGTTTTTTTCAGGGCATCTTCGATGGATTTTGTTTTCTTGTTCAAAGCATTGGTTACATCTGCGACCTTCATGGCCTTTTCCATCAAATTAAGATGAATAATGGCTTCATCGGGCATAATGCTGATTTCACTGGTACCTTCCACATCAATCAATGGAATATTTTCCTGGGCGAAGACTGAAACAGCAGATAGTAAAAACAGGGCTGTGATTAGTAGCTTTTTCATAATATTGGTTTTTTATTATTTAACGGTAGATTCAAAATTTGGGCCAGTTTTTTATGAAAATGGATTACCCTCAGGGTCTTGTCTCATATCCCAAAAATTCAATATGACTAATTGACCTTTATAAATTCCGTAAATTATTTTAAAGTATTTCAAAAAATTCAAGCTTCTCACCCCAGGGATTTCAGACTCCTTTCCAATCAAAGGATTCTCTAGGATAAATAGAATCCTTTGATCTAATTCTTCCTTGATTTTGATAGGGTACGAGTAACTTTGGGTCCTATTTTTCCAATAATCCAGAACATTAAAAAATTGGTCTTCAGCCTCATCTGTCCAGATTACTCTTTCATCCATTTTTCAAACCTGTTATCAATTTCTTTCTGTGTCTTTACTTTGCCTGTTACAAACTGGTCTTTAGCCTTCAATATAGATGACATTTGCTTGTCTGAAAAAACAGCATTGTCTTCTTGAATTTCTTTTTCAAGGAATTCAAAAATTCTACCTAATAGACTATCATCATCAGTCTGCTCGATCAGTGTAATTATTTTTTCTTTTAAAGTTTCCACTATTAATTCTTAAGCCAATTTGTTGTTTGAATATACGGAATTCTGGCACTAGACAAAATTATAACAATCGTTTATTTTCAATCATATAACTAGGTTGTCTAATATAAATGGCTAACCCATTTAAATAGGATTGATGTTCTATAGATTTTGGTCAAAACTTAAACCAGTTTTTTCAGGATTCAGTTTTCAGAAGGAATTAAAGGGAGTTAGGATACCCTGCTAACTGAGAACTACTGCAAACTGAGACTGCCCACTGCAACTGAAAACTACCTACTGCCCACTGAGACCGCCTACTGCCCCAAATCCAAAATATCCCTGATCTTATTCACTTTTCCCATTTCATTGGCCAACCCTTCATAGTCATCGGCAATGATTTTATCTCTGAACTTGGAAAGACTTGCAATGTAAAGACTCATGGCATCCAAGATGTTCTTCTTATTTTCCTCCATTATCGGTGCCCACATCGCAGGTGAGCTTTTGGCCAAACGTACTGTGGACGCAAAGCCTGAACCTGCCATATCGAAGATATTTTTTTCATCTTCCATTTTATCCAACACCGTTTTCCCCAACATAAATGAAGAAATATGGGACAAATGGGATACGAAAGCCAAGTGCCTGTCATGTTCCTCAGGATCCATAAAACGTAACTTCATATTGAGTGCCTCCAAAATCTCGTAGGCCATTCCTTTGAGATGAATATTGGTTTTTTCCATCTCACAGATGATAAATACTTTTTTGTCCAACAGATTTTCCTGAGCCGCTTTTGGCCCTGAATACTCCGTACCTGCAATGGGGTGACCTGCCAAATACTGCTCTCTTTTGGGATGATCCGCTACAGATTTACAAAGGGCCTCTTTGGTTGATCCAAAATCCATTACCAAGGTATTTGGACCTATTTCATCCAAAGTTTTGACTAAAAGTTCAGATAAGGTATTTGCCGGTGTAGCCAAAACAATCACATCTGTATCCATATCGGGTTTTTCTTTGGCTTCCTCAATGATTCCCAAGGCTATGGCGTCTTCCTGGTTTTGTGAATTTGAATCGTATCCAGTGAATTTGATTTCAGGTTTTGCTTTTTTAAGAGCCAAAGCAAATGAACCTCCCAAAAGACCAAGCCCGATGATGTGTATTTTTTTCATGTTTACAAAAGTAATAGTATGGTTAGATGATTAAATTCTATTGATAGCTTCTTGGATAGCTTTTTCATGTACACAGAGAGAAAACCTTACATACCCTTCTCCTGCCTTACCAAACACATGGCCGGGAGTGACGAAAATATGATAAGTATAAAGTAGGCTGTCCACAAATTGATCTGAACTTTGTCCTTCGGGCAGTTTGGCCCAGACAAACATCCCTGCTGTGTCTTTCTCACAACTCATGCCCAACTTTTCGACCAAATCCCAAACGAGTTTTCTCCGCTCTGAATAAGTTTTGTTTAATTGCTGATACCAATCTCCACCCAATGCCAAAGCTGCAATCGCTCCTTCCTGTATCCCCAAAAACATGCCGGAATCCATATTGCTTTTCACTTTGGTGATAGCTTGAATCCATTCAGCTTTTCCTGCAAGCATCCCTATCCGCCAACCTGCCATATTGGAAGTTTTACTCAGGGAGTTGAGCTCCAAGGCAATCTCTTTGGAACCTTCAATCTGAAAGATGCTTTTTGGATTGTCTTCCAAAATGAAACTGTAAGGATTATCATGGGCAATGATGATATTGTATTTTTTGCCAAAGGCTATCAGTTTTTGAAACAAATGAAGATCAGCCTTGGCTCCGGTAGGCATGTGGGGATAGTTTACCCACATGATTTTGACCTTGCTTAGATCCTGTTTTTCCAATTCTTTAAAATCAGGATACCATTTATTTTCAGCCTTCAATGAATAATAAATCGGAGAGGCACCCAATAATTTTGCTACAGAAGTATAGGTGGGGTATCCAGGATCAGGGATCAATACTTCATCCCCTTCATTCAGAAAAGTCATGGAAACATGCATGATGCCTTCTTTGGATCCTATGAGTGGAAGAATCTCCGTTTGAGGCAATAAT
This window of the Aquiflexum balticum DSM 16537 genome carries:
- a CDS encoding type II toxin-antitoxin system RelE/ParE family toxin yields the protein MDERVIWTDEAEDQFFNVLDYWKNRTQSYSYPIKIKEELDQRILFILENPLIGKESEIPGVRSLNFLKYFKIIYGIYKGQLVILNFWDMRQDPEGNPFS
- a CDS encoding SIMPL domain-containing protein; amino-acid sequence: MKKLLITALFLLSAVSVFAQENIPLIDVEGTSEISIMPDEAIIHLNLMEKAMKVADVTNALNKKTKSIEDALKKTKVKDYDFTVDNYYVSVNRVYAKGTSKDSGYVASQNIKVRVRNIDKDLVKITESLHQTADMGFNIQFNISDNVRKSSEQKLLELAIADARSKADIIAKSLGIQNIQVYRVNYTSGGNNLYPVMRQAKTMMAMDMAESRQEPTFSPEEQKLTDKVLVSFTFKK
- a CDS encoding prephenate dehydrogenase, whose amino-acid sequence is MKKIHIIGLGLLGGSFALALKKAKPEIKFTGYDSNSQNQEDAIALGIIEEAKEKPDMDTDVIVLATPANTLSELLVKTLDEIGPNTLVMDFGSTKEALCKSVADHPKREQYLAGHPIAGTEYSGPKAAQENLLDKKVFIICEMEKTNIHLKGMAYEILEALNMKLRFMDPEEHDRHLAFVSHLSHISSFMLGKTVLDKMEDEKNIFDMAGSGFASTVRLAKSSPAMWAPIMEENKKNILDAMSLYIASLSKFRDKIIADDYEGLANEMGKVNKIRDILDLGQ
- a CDS encoding DnaJ C-terminal domain-containing protein, whose product is MEFIDYYKILEIDKKASADEIKKAYRKLARKYHPDLNPNDKEAETKFKQINEANEVLSDPEKRKKYDQYGKDWKHAEEFEKSGRRQSRPSGQGSSRAYSGHFTEEDFSDFFSSMFGGGASGGFQSSGREGVRYKGSDYKAELHLKLSDVYRTHKQTLTVNGKNIRLTIQAGVEDGQTIKIRGYGGEGINGGPKGDLYISFVVQNDTEFVREGNDLYKKVEVDLYKAVLGGEITVPTMDGKVKLKVSPGTQNDTKVRLKGKGFPVYRQEGKFGDLYITYQVEIPKSLSEKEKELFTQLSNIRNHGRD
- a CDS encoding baeRF3 domain-containing protein — encoded protein: MKLLTEKLVQQLLSKNEEPCISIYMPTHRSHPENQQDPIRYKNLLKEIQTSLLQRYSNDETNEFIAPLEELIDDPKIWNMTLEGLAIFSSASVMEIVKLQIPVEPLAIVADSFHTKPLRKYLQSVDRFHVLGLSLHDISLYEGNRHYLTEVDLMAAVPKTIEEALGYELTDKHTTVASYGGTSGESSVMRHGHGGKKEETDIDAERFFREIGKAIHENYSKPSGLPLILAALPEHHNLFQKLNENPLLLSHGIKVNPKSVSEEKLIELAWEVMEPEYQKTLDLWVEKFEQARADGKGSDDYKELAIAAVEGRIDTLLLESDKVIAARITNLETGNTQKKDIDNPRVDDLLDDMGELVLKMGGKVIMMPAEKIPTETGLAAIYRY
- a CDS encoding pyridoxal phosphate-dependent aminotransferase; protein product: MVSFSKRVAQVEEYYFSKKLKEVNQLIAEGKPIINMGIGSPDLPPHLTVVEALYKTASLPKSHGYQNYQGIPALRKAFAEFYFKFYQASLLPQTEILPLIGSKEGIMHVSMTFLNEGDEVLIPDPGYPTYTSVAKLLGASPIYYSLKAENKWYPDFKELEKQDLSKVKIMWVNYPHMPTGAKADLHLFQKLIAFGKKYNIIIAHDNPYSFILEDNPKSIFQIEGSKEIALELNSLSKTSNMAGWRIGMLAGKAEWIQAITKVKSNMDSGMFLGIQEGAIAALALGGDWYQQLNKTYSERRKLVWDLVEKLGMSCEKDTAGMFVWAKLPEGQSSDQFVDSLLYTYHIFVTPGHVFGKAGEGYVRFSLCVHEKAIQEAINRI